One part of the [Pantoea] beijingensis genome encodes these proteins:
- the ppiB gene encoding peptidylprolyl isomerase B: MVTFQTNHGDIVIKTFDDKAPVTVKNFLDYCREGFYDNTIFHRVINGFMIQGGGFEPGMKQKATKEEIRNEANNGLKNTKGTLAMARTSAPHSATAQFFINVADNDFLNFSGENLQGWGYCVFAEVVEGMDVVEKIKGVSTGRSGMHQDVPKEDVVIQKVTISE; the protein is encoded by the coding sequence ATGGTTACTTTCCAGACTAATCACGGCGACATCGTTATCAAAACTTTCGATGATAAAGCTCCAGTTACGGTTAAAAACTTCCTGGATTACTGTCGCGAAGGTTTCTACGACAACACCATTTTTCACCGCGTGATCAACGGTTTTATGATTCAGGGTGGCGGTTTTGAACCCGGCATGAAGCAGAAAGCGACAAAAGAAGAGATCCGCAACGAAGCGAATAATGGCCTGAAAAACACCAAAGGCACGCTGGCAATGGCGCGGACGTCTGCTCCACATTCTGCAACGGCACAGTTCTTTATTAACGTTGCAGATAACGACTTCCTGAACTTTAGCGGTGAAAACCTGCAAGGCTGGGGCTACTGCGTGTTTGCTGAAGTAGTTGAAGGTATGGATGTGGTTGAGAAAATCAAGGGCGTCTCTACCGGCCGTAGCGGTATGCATCAGGATGTGCCTAAAGAAGACGTTGTGATCCAGAAAGTGACCATTAGCGAGTAA
- the ybbA gene encoding putative ABC transporter ATP-binding protein YbbA, whose protein sequence is MPAENILEVHYLSKSVGQGDHQLNILTGVELVVKPAETIALIGESGSGKSTLLGILAGLDDGSDGEVFMFGQPLHRMDEEQRAELRATHVGFVFQSFMLVPTLNALENVQLPSLLRGNSDKESREMSRTLLNQLGLGERLTHLPAQLSGGEQQRVALARAFNGRPGLLFADEPTGNLDRKTGDRIADLLFSLNRDFSTTLILVTHDEQLAARCDRRLRLRDGKLWEEA, encoded by the coding sequence ATGCCAGCGGAAAACATTCTTGAAGTTCATTATCTTAGTAAGTCCGTCGGTCAGGGTGATCACCAGTTGAATATCCTCACCGGAGTTGAGCTGGTTGTCAAACCGGCTGAAACTATCGCGTTGATCGGTGAGTCCGGCTCGGGGAAGTCAACGTTATTAGGGATTCTTGCCGGATTGGATGATGGCAGTGACGGCGAAGTGTTTATGTTTGGTCAGCCGCTGCACCGGATGGATGAAGAACAGCGCGCTGAGTTACGAGCTACACACGTTGGCTTTGTTTTTCAGTCCTTTATGCTGGTACCTACGCTCAATGCGCTGGAAAATGTGCAGCTCCCCTCACTGCTAAGGGGCAACAGCGATAAAGAAAGCCGTGAAATGTCGCGTACGTTGCTTAATCAGCTTGGATTAGGTGAGCGCTTGACGCATCTTCCGGCACAGCTTTCCGGCGGTGAGCAACAACGTGTTGCGCTGGCACGCGCGTTTAATGGCCGTCCTGGGCTGCTATTTGCCGATGAGCCCACCGGCAATCTTGACCGTAAAACCGGTGATCGCATTGCCGATCTGCTGTTTTCTCTCAATCGAGATTTCTCTACCACGCTGATCCTGGTCACCCATGATGAGCAATTGGCGGCCCGCTGCGATCGTCGGTTGCGTCTTCGTGACGGAAAATTGTGGGAGGAGGCATGA
- the purK gene encoding 5-(carboxyamino)imidazole ribonucleotide synthase: MKPVCILGNGQLGRMLRQAGAPLGIAVYPVGPDEVPETLPIQQSVITAEIERWPETALTRELARHPAFVNRDIFPLLADRLTQKQLLDRLKLATAPWQLLESAEQWPQVFASLSELAIVKRRTGGYDGRGQWRLHANQTDTLSADNYGECIVEQGIHFSGEVSLVGARNQQGETVFYPLTHNLHQDGILRTSVAFPDPDSALQHQAEQMLSAILNELNYVGVMAMECFVVPEGLLINELAPRVHNSGHWTQNGASISQFELHLRAILNLPMPKPVVSAPAVMINVIGTDLNLQWLEQPLVHLHWYEKEVRPGRKVGHLNLSDTCQTRLCEALSALVPLLPPEYHSGIEWATEKLR, from the coding sequence ATGAAGCCAGTCTGTATCTTAGGTAATGGCCAGCTTGGACGTATGTTGCGTCAGGCCGGTGCACCGCTTGGCATCGCCGTCTATCCGGTAGGACCAGACGAGGTACCGGAAACGCTCCCCATACAACAAAGTGTGATCACCGCCGAAATTGAGCGATGGCCCGAAACGGCGCTGACGCGTGAACTTGCCCGCCACCCCGCGTTTGTAAATCGCGATATTTTCCCTTTGCTGGCTGACAGGCTGACGCAAAAACAGTTACTGGACAGACTAAAACTCGCTACTGCGCCCTGGCAATTGCTGGAATCAGCCGAACAGTGGCCACAGGTTTTCGCCTCGCTGAGTGAGCTGGCGATCGTTAAGCGCCGTACCGGCGGCTATGATGGTCGTGGCCAATGGCGTTTACACGCTAATCAGACCGATACATTGTCCGCCGATAATTACGGCGAATGCATTGTGGAGCAAGGCATTCATTTTTCCGGAGAGGTATCACTGGTTGGCGCACGCAATCAACAGGGGGAAACGGTATTTTACCCGCTGACCCACAATCTCCATCAGGACGGCATTCTGCGCACCAGCGTCGCATTCCCCGATCCCGATAGCGCACTGCAACACCAGGCAGAGCAGATGCTCTCCGCCATTCTAAATGAGCTTAACTATGTGGGCGTCATGGCGATGGAGTGTTTTGTGGTGCCGGAAGGTTTACTGATTAATGAACTGGCACCGCGCGTGCACAACAGTGGCCACTGGACGCAAAACGGCGCATCAATCAGCCAGTTCGAGCTGCATCTACGCGCTATCCTAAATTTACCGATGCCAAAACCGGTCGTCAGCGCACCCGCAGTGATGATAAATGTGATCGGTACCGACCTCAATTTACAGTGGCTGGAACAACCGCTGGTGCATCTACACTGGTACGAAAAAGAAGTTCGCCCGGGGCGCAAAGTCGGTCACCTCAACCTGAGCGATACTTGCCAGACACGTCTCTGCGAAGCGCTAAGTGCACTCGTTCCCTTACTGCCACCGGAATATCATAGTGGTATTGAATGGGCGACAGAAAAGTTGCGCTAA
- the cysS gene encoding cysteine--tRNA ligase: protein MLKIYNTLSRQKEEFKPIHAGEIGMYVCGITVYDLCHIGHGRTFVAFDVVARYLRYCGYALKYVRNITDIDDKIIKRAHENGETVEDLTNRMIAEMQADFAALNILPPDLEPRATRHISEIIEIVGKLIEREHAYVASNGDVMFAVESDAEYGKLSRQDLEQLQAGARVEVTADVKRNPMDFVLWKMSKEGEPSWPSPWGAGRPGWHIECSAMNCKQLGTHFDIHGGGSDLMFPHHENEIAQSTCAHDGPYVNYWMHSGMVMVDREKMSKSLNNFFTVRDVLNYFDAETVRYFLMSGHYRSQLNYGEDNLKQARAALERLYIALRNTDADAEPQGGEAFETRFREAMDDDFNTPEAYSALFDLAREVNRLKVEDIAAANGLAAKLRQLAGVLGLLEQDPELFLQGGAQSNDAEVAEIEALIKMRFDARQTKDWAQADIARDKLNALGIVLEDGPEGTRWRRK from the coding sequence ATGCTAAAGATTTACAACACCCTGAGTCGTCAAAAAGAGGAATTTAAACCTATTCATGCCGGTGAAATAGGCATGTACGTGTGCGGAATTACCGTTTATGACCTCTGCCACATTGGCCATGGTCGTACGTTTGTGGCGTTTGACGTGGTTGCGCGCTACCTGCGTTATTGCGGCTACGCGCTGAAGTATGTCCGCAACATTACCGATATCGACGATAAGATCATCAAGCGTGCTCATGAAAACGGTGAAACGGTTGAGGATTTAACCAACCGCATGATCGCTGAGATGCAGGCCGATTTTGCCGCACTGAACATTCTGCCGCCGGACTTAGAGCCGCGAGCGACGCGCCATATCAGCGAAATCATTGAGATCGTTGGAAAACTAATTGAGCGTGAGCATGCCTATGTTGCCAGCAATGGTGATGTGATGTTTGCCGTCGAAAGCGATGCAGAGTATGGCAAGCTGTCGCGCCAGGATCTGGAGCAGTTGCAAGCGGGCGCACGCGTTGAAGTGACCGCTGATGTTAAGCGCAATCCAATGGATTTTGTGCTGTGGAAAATGTCGAAAGAGGGCGAGCCAAGCTGGCCTTCGCCCTGGGGCGCCGGACGTCCAGGCTGGCATATTGAGTGTTCTGCCATGAACTGTAAACAGCTGGGCACTCACTTTGATATCCACGGCGGCGGTTCCGACCTGATGTTTCCCCATCACGAGAATGAAATAGCTCAGTCAACCTGCGCGCATGATGGCCCTTATGTGAACTACTGGATGCACTCCGGCATGGTGATGGTCGATCGCGAGAAGATGTCAAAATCGCTGAATAACTTTTTTACCGTGCGCGATGTGCTGAACTATTTTGATGCCGAAACCGTGCGTTATTTTCTGATGTCTGGCCATTATCGCAGCCAACTGAATTATGGTGAAGATAACCTCAAGCAGGCGCGTGCTGCGCTTGAGCGTTTGTATATTGCGCTACGTAATACCGATGCTGATGCGGAACCGCAGGGCGGTGAAGCGTTTGAAACCCGCTTCCGTGAAGCGATGGATGACGATTTCAACACGCCGGAAGCCTATTCTGCATTGTTCGATCTGGCGCGCGAAGTGAACCGTTTAAAGGTCGAAGATATCGCGGCGGCTAATGGTTTGGCGGCAAAATTGCGTCAGTTGGCCGGTGTTCTGGGACTGCTGGAGCAAGATCCTGAACTGTTTTTGCAGGGCGGGGCACAGAGCAATGACGCCGAAGTCGCGGAAATTGAAGCGCTAATCAAAATGCGCTTTGATGCTCGTCAGACGAAAGACTGGGCACAGGCCGATATCGCGCGCGATAAGCTGAATGCACTGGGTATTGTATTGGAAGACGGGCCGGAAGGGACTCGCTGGCGCCGTAAGTAA
- the lpxH gene encoding UDP-2,3-diacylglucosamine diphosphatase, giving the protein MSRTLFIADLHLCHEEPAITAGFLRFLQREAVHADALYILGDLFEAWIGDDDPNPLHAEVARALLVLKQQGVPCYFIHGNRDFLLGQQFAHASGMRLLPEEKILTLYGKRILILHGDTLCTDDQSYQRFRRKVHQRWLQKLFLALPLFVRQRIAARMRDGSKQANSTKSLAIMDVNPEAVINAFKQHQVNGMIHGHTHRPAVHTLEIDGQTVQRVVLGAWHQQGSMIQVDNAGVTLISFPF; this is encoded by the coding sequence ATGTCACGTACGCTATTTATCGCAGATCTTCATCTGTGCCATGAAGAGCCGGCAATCACTGCCGGTTTTCTGCGTTTTTTACAGCGCGAAGCCGTTCACGCGGATGCGCTGTATATTCTTGGCGATCTGTTTGAAGCCTGGATTGGTGATGACGATCCAAACCCACTTCATGCAGAAGTCGCCCGCGCCCTGCTGGTATTGAAGCAACAGGGCGTTCCCTGCTACTTCATCCACGGGAATCGGGACTTTCTGCTCGGTCAGCAATTTGCACATGCCAGTGGTATGCGCTTATTGCCGGAAGAGAAAATACTGACGCTCTATGGCAAACGTATTCTTATCCTGCACGGCGATACACTCTGCACCGATGACCAAAGCTACCAACGCTTTCGCCGGAAAGTTCATCAGCGCTGGCTGCAAAAACTCTTTCTGGCACTGCCGCTGTTTGTGCGCCAACGTATTGCCGCACGCATGCGCGACGGCAGCAAGCAGGCCAACAGCACTAAATCACTCGCCATCATGGATGTGAATCCCGAAGCGGTCATCAATGCTTTCAAACAGCACCAGGTTAACGGGATGATTCACGGCCACACCCATCGCCCGGCGGTACATACCCTGGAAATTGACGGACAAACCGTTCAACGCGTGGTACTTGGCGCATGGCATCAGCAAGGTTCAATGATCCAGGTCGATAACGCAGGCGTTACACTGATTTCATTCCCGTTTTAA
- the folD gene encoding bifunctional methylenetetrahydrofolate dehydrogenase/methenyltetrahydrofolate cyclohydrolase FolD, giving the protein MAAKIIDGKTIAQQVRLEVADKVQQRLAAGKRAPGLAVVLVGENPASQIYVGSKRKACEEVGFISRSYDLPATTSEAELLDLIDTLNNDAEIDGILVQLPLPAGIDNVKVLENISPDKDVDGFHPYNVGRLCQRAPKLRPCTPRGIVTLLERYNIDTYGLNAVVVGASNIVGRPMSMELLLAGCTTTVTHRFTKDLRHHVEHADLLVVAVGKPGFIPGDWIKPGAIVIDVGINRLESGKVVGDVEFDTASERAAWITPVPGGVGPMTVATLIQNTLQACEAHHDGAVN; this is encoded by the coding sequence ATGGCAGCAAAAATTATTGATGGTAAAACGATTGCGCAGCAGGTACGCCTTGAAGTTGCGGATAAAGTTCAACAGCGTCTGGCTGCCGGAAAACGTGCGCCGGGCCTGGCGGTGGTTTTAGTCGGCGAAAACCCGGCTTCGCAAATTTACGTTGGCAGCAAACGTAAAGCCTGCGAAGAAGTCGGTTTTATTTCACGCTCTTACGATTTACCCGCCACCACTTCTGAAGCAGAGCTGCTGGATCTGATCGACACACTGAATAACGATGCCGAGATCGATGGCATCCTGGTACAGCTGCCTCTGCCAGCTGGCATTGATAACGTTAAGGTGCTGGAGAATATCTCTCCGGATAAAGATGTCGATGGCTTCCATCCATACAATGTGGGCCGCTTATGTCAACGCGCACCTAAGTTACGTCCCTGCACGCCGCGCGGCATCGTCACGCTGCTTGAACGTTACAATATCGATACCTATGGCCTGAACGCCGTGGTCGTCGGCGCGTCTAACATTGTGGGACGTCCTATGAGTATGGAGCTTCTGCTGGCGGGTTGCACAACGACCGTCACTCATCGCTTTACCAAAGATTTACGTCATCATGTGGAACATGCCGATCTGCTGGTCGTTGCGGTGGGTAAGCCGGGCTTTATTCCGGGTGACTGGATCAAGCCGGGCGCGATCGTTATTGATGTCGGCATTAACCGACTTGAGAGTGGAAAAGTGGTGGGCGATGTCGAGTTTGATACCGCGTCCGAACGCGCGGCCTGGATTACTCCCGTGCCGGGCGGCGTAGGACCCATGACAGTCGCAACGCTGATTCAAAACACCTTACAGGCATGCGAAGCGCATCATGATGGAGCAGTAAACTAA
- the ybbP gene encoding putative ABC transporter permease subunit YbbP, which translates to MIWRWFWREWRSPSLLIVWLALTLAVACVLALGSLSDRMEKGLTQQGRDFMAGDRTLRSAREVPPAWLEQAQQEGMRVGRQLTFMTMTFARDTPQLASVKAVDDVYPMYGELSTEPTGLKPTAGTVLAAPRLLALLNLKIGDMLDVGDTTLRIAGEVVQEPDSGFNPFQTAPRLLMNLADVEKTGAVQPGSRLTWRYKFSGTPEQLSRYDSYIEPLLKPDQKWISIENSEDALGKSMQRAQQFLLLSALLTLMLAIAAVAVAMSHYCRSRYDLVAVLKTLGANRAALRKLIIGQWLSVLLLAAVCGSIAGLGFEAILLKMLSPVLPGALPPSSFWPWLWAIGSLFVISLIVGLRPYRLLLATQPLRVLRRDVIANVWPLKVYLPVMALVVIGLLALLVGGSQLLWALVAGMVLLAILLGAIGWGALLVLRRLSVRNLAFRLAVNRLLRQPWTTLSQLAAFSFSFMLLALLLVMRGDLLERWQQQLPPESPNYFLLNVTQQQVPQVTRFLQQHNVKPETFYPVARVRLTSINHQPADPRRDDALNRELNLTWQQQRPEHNPLVAGSWPPKKDEVSMEMELASRLGVKLGDSLTFTGDTQEFTAKISSLRKVDWESLRPNFFFIFPPGALDGQPQSWLTSFRMDDNPLLLAQLNREFPTISLLDIGSILKQVGQVLAQVSQALEIMVVLVTACGMLLLLAQIQVGMRQRQQELVVYRTLGASKKLLRGTLWCEFAALGAVSGIAAAIGAEAALWGLQRKVFDFPWQPDFMLWILLPLTGALLLSVCGGWLGVRLLRGKALFRSFGAS; encoded by the coding sequence ATGATTTGGCGCTGGTTCTGGCGTGAATGGCGTTCGCCTTCATTGCTCATTGTCTGGCTGGCGCTGACGTTGGCGGTAGCCTGCGTATTGGCGCTTGGTTCGCTGAGCGATCGCATGGAAAAAGGGTTGACCCAGCAGGGCCGTGACTTTATGGCGGGCGATCGCACGTTACGCAGCGCGCGTGAAGTGCCGCCCGCCTGGCTGGAACAGGCACAGCAGGAAGGAATGCGGGTTGGGCGCCAACTGACGTTTATGACCATGACGTTTGCCCGGGATACACCGCAGTTGGCATCGGTAAAGGCCGTCGATGACGTGTATCCGATGTATGGCGAACTCAGTACCGAACCGACAGGATTGAAGCCCACCGCCGGTACGGTTCTTGCCGCACCGCGTTTACTGGCGCTGCTGAATTTGAAAATCGGCGATATGCTGGACGTTGGGGATACTACGCTACGCATTGCCGGGGAAGTGGTTCAGGAGCCGGACAGCGGATTCAATCCGTTTCAAACGGCTCCCCGGTTATTAATGAACCTGGCCGATGTGGAAAAAACCGGAGCAGTACAACCCGGCAGTCGCCTGACCTGGCGTTATAAATTTTCCGGGACGCCGGAGCAACTGAGCCGCTACGATAGCTATATCGAACCGTTGCTGAAGCCCGATCAAAAATGGATAAGCATTGAAAACTCAGAGGATGCGCTAGGTAAATCCATGCAGCGTGCCCAACAGTTTTTACTGCTATCCGCGCTGCTGACGTTGATGCTGGCGATTGCAGCGGTTGCGGTCGCGATGAGCCATTATTGCCGCAGCCGGTATGATCTGGTGGCGGTATTAAAAACTCTGGGTGCTAACCGTGCGGCTCTACGTAAGCTGATTATCGGCCAGTGGCTGTCGGTGCTGCTGCTGGCGGCCGTCTGCGGCAGCATAGCAGGGCTGGGATTTGAGGCCATACTGCTGAAAATGCTCAGTCCGGTACTGCCGGGGGCGTTGCCTCCGTCCAGCTTCTGGCCCTGGTTATGGGCTATTGGGTCGCTGTTTGTCATCTCACTGATCGTTGGGCTGCGGCCTTACCGACTGTTGCTGGCTACGCAGCCACTGCGCGTACTGCGCCGTGATGTGATTGCTAACGTCTGGCCGCTCAAGGTCTACTTGCCGGTGATGGCGTTGGTGGTTATTGGCTTGCTGGCGTTACTGGTAGGGGGGAGTCAACTACTCTGGGCGTTAGTCGCGGGCATGGTGTTGCTGGCAATACTGTTGGGAGCCATTGGCTGGGGAGCGCTGTTAGTGTTACGGCGGCTTTCTGTGCGCAATCTTGCATTTCGTCTGGCGGTCAATCGTCTGTTACGCCAGCCCTGGACCACACTCAGCCAACTTGCAGCGTTCTCTTTCTCTTTTATGTTACTCGCGCTACTGTTGGTGATGCGTGGCGACTTGCTTGAACGGTGGCAGCAACAGCTGCCGCCGGAAAGCCCTAACTATTTCCTGCTGAATGTAACGCAGCAGCAGGTGCCGCAGGTTACCCGTTTCTTGCAGCAGCATAATGTGAAACCAGAGACATTTTATCCGGTTGCGCGGGTAAGATTGACCAGCATCAATCATCAGCCTGCGGACCCCAGACGTGATGACGCGCTGAATCGTGAATTGAATCTGACCTGGCAGCAGCAGCGTCCCGAGCACAATCCATTGGTGGCAGGAAGTTGGCCACCGAAAAAGGATGAAGTCTCCATGGAGATGGAGCTGGCGTCGCGGCTGGGCGTGAAGCTGGGTGATAGCTTAACTTTCACGGGGGATACGCAAGAGTTTACTGCGAAAATTAGTAGCCTGCGTAAAGTCGACTGGGAAAGTTTGCGTCCCAATTTCTTCTTTATCTTCCCGCCGGGCGCGCTTGATGGTCAACCGCAGAGCTGGCTGACCAGTTTTCGTATGGATGATAATCCGTTGCTGCTGGCACAGCTTAACCGTGAATTCCCGACGATCAGCCTGCTGGATATTGGCAGTATCCTGAAACAGGTGGGGCAGGTACTGGCGCAAGTGAGTCAGGCCCTGGAAATTATGGTGGTGCTGGTAACCGCCTGTGGGATGTTGCTGCTACTGGCACAAATTCAGGTCGGTATGCGTCAACGCCAGCAGGAGTTAGTGGTGTATCGTACGCTTGGCGCCAGTAAGAAGCTGTTACGTGGAACCCTGTGGTGTGAATTTGCTGCTCTCGGTGCGGTTTCCGGTATCGCTGCCGCTATCGGTGCGGAGGCTGCATTGTGGGGATTACAGCGGAAAGTGTTCGATTTCCCATGGCAGCCTGATTTTATGCTGTGGATTCTGCTGCCTTTGACTGGTGCGCTGTTGCTTTCCGTCTGTGGTGGGTGGCTTGGGGTAAGGTTATTACGCGGAAAGGCATTATTCAGGAGCTTTGGCGCATCCTGA
- the tesA gene encoding multifunctional acyl-CoA thioesterase I/protease I/lysophospholipase L1 — translation MNFKNVFRWHYPFLLLLLLISRVASADTLLVLGDSLSAGYRMSAGAVWPALLNKKWQNTPNVVNASISGDTTAQALARLPGLLKQHQPRWVLIELGGNDGLRGFPPKNIEQDLRKIIADVKAADAEPFLMQIRLPANYGRRYTQSFSGIYPQLAQELSIPLVPFFMEQVYLKPEWMQQDGIHPTPDAQPFITDFMANALAPLVSQ, via the coding sequence ATGAACTTCAAGAATGTTTTCCGCTGGCATTACCCTTTCCTGTTATTATTGCTACTTATTTCACGCGTGGCATCAGCCGATACCTTACTGGTGCTCGGCGACAGCTTAAGCGCCGGCTACCGTATGTCGGCTGGCGCGGTCTGGCCTGCGCTACTGAATAAAAAATGGCAAAACACACCCAATGTCGTGAATGCCAGCATTAGTGGTGATACTACTGCACAAGCGCTGGCAAGACTGCCGGGCCTGTTAAAACAGCATCAGCCTCGCTGGGTGCTGATTGAGCTGGGCGGCAACGATGGTTTACGTGGGTTCCCGCCGAAAAACATTGAGCAGGACCTGCGTAAAATCATTGCCGATGTGAAGGCCGCTGACGCCGAACCCTTCCTGATGCAAATTCGCTTGCCAGCAAACTATGGTCGCCGCTATACGCAATCCTTCAGTGGGATCTATCCCCAGTTGGCGCAAGAGTTGAGTATCCCTCTGGTGCCCTTTTTTATGGAGCAGGTCTATCTGAAGCCCGAGTGGATGCAACAGGATGGCATTCATCCCACACCGGATGCTCAGCCTTTTATCACCGATTTTATGGCTAACGCACTGGCACCGCTGGTTAGCCAGTAG
- the purE gene encoding 5-(carboxyamino)imidazole ribonucleotide mutase: MSSNAAPARIAIVMGSKSDWATMEFAAEILTALNVPFHTEVVSAHRTPDKLFSFAEDAADKGFQVIIAGAGGAAHLPGMLAAKTLVPVLGVPVQSAALSGVDSLYSIVQMPRGIPVGTLAIGKAGAANAALLAAQILAIYDRELATRLATWRQAQTDDVLNNPDPRGAV, translated from the coding sequence ATGTCATCCAACGCCGCCCCGGCCCGTATTGCTATCGTAATGGGTTCCAAAAGCGACTGGGCCACCATGGAATTTGCTGCGGAAATCCTTACCGCGCTTAATGTGCCTTTTCATACCGAAGTGGTTTCAGCGCACCGCACGCCAGATAAGCTGTTCAGCTTTGCTGAGGACGCGGCGGACAAAGGCTTTCAGGTGATTATTGCAGGAGCCGGTGGTGCTGCTCATCTTCCGGGTATGCTGGCGGCAAAAACGTTGGTTCCAGTGCTGGGCGTTCCGGTACAAAGTGCCGCACTAAGCGGTGTGGACAGTCTTTACTCCATTGTACAAATGCCACGCGGCATTCCGGTTGGTACACTGGCGATTGGTAAAGCGGGCGCAGCAAACGCAGCACTGCTGGCTGCACAAATTCTGGCCATTTATGATCGCGAGCTGGCTACCCGCCTGGCAACCTGGCGCCAGGCGCAAACCGATGACGTGCTGAATAATCCCGATCCGCGGGGGGCTGTATGA
- the ybcJ gene encoding ribosome-associated protein YbcJ: MATFSLGKHPHVDLCDLLKLEGWVESGAMAKSLIADGLVTVDGAVETRKRCKIVAGQTVEFNGNRITVQA; this comes from the coding sequence ATGGCGACTTTTTCTCTTGGCAAACACCCTCACGTTGACCTGTGCGATCTGTTAAAGCTGGAAGGATGGGTTGAGAGCGGCGCGATGGCAAAATCGCTGATCGCCGATGGCCTGGTAACCGTTGATGGTGCAGTAGAAACCCGTAAACGCTGCAAAATCGTTGCCGGGCAAACCGTTGAGTTCAACGGTAACCGCATTACAGTTCAGGCCTGA
- a CDS encoding SDR family oxidoreductase: protein MQKNIVITGCSSGIGLTAANDLLLRGYRIFAVCRKAEDVQRMDTLGFTGIKMDLDSATSVSAAAQQILKLADNQLYALFNNGGYGVYGEIASLSRAQLEQQFATNLFGTHQLTALLLPALKANGGGRIINTSSVLGLVSTPGRGAYAASKYALEAWSDALRIELYDSGVRVSLIEPGPITTRFTDNVNQSREDKPVVNPSIVARFSLPPEAILPKLRHALESAHPRLRYPVTLVAHTMAILRRVLPGWMMDRILRGQSRHNDDFA, encoded by the coding sequence ATGCAAAAAAATATCGTGATCACCGGCTGTTCCAGCGGGATCGGGCTGACGGCGGCAAACGATTTACTGCTGCGCGGTTATCGTATTTTTGCCGTCTGCCGCAAGGCAGAAGACGTACAACGCATGGATACACTGGGATTTACCGGCATTAAAATGGACCTTGATAGCGCGACGAGTGTAAGCGCTGCCGCTCAACAGATCCTTAAATTGGCTGATAATCAACTTTATGCACTGTTTAATAATGGCGGCTATGGCGTATATGGCGAGATAGCCAGCCTGTCACGCGCGCAGTTGGAGCAACAATTTGCAACGAATCTATTTGGCACTCACCAGCTCACCGCGCTGCTGCTGCCGGCTTTGAAGGCCAATGGCGGCGGCAGAATCATTAATACCAGTTCCGTACTGGGATTGGTTTCCACTCCGGGGCGCGGCGCTTATGCTGCCAGCAAATACGCGCTGGAGGCATGGTCTGATGCCTTACGTATCGAATTATATGATAGCGGCGTACGTGTCAGCCTGATTGAACCCGGGCCGATTACAACGCGCTTCACCGATAACGTCAATCAATCCCGGGAGGATAAGCCAGTAGTGAATCCGTCTATCGTCGCCCGGTTTTCCCTGCCACCGGAAGCAATATTACCTAAATTGCGCCATGCTCTGGAGAGCGCTCATCCCCGGTTACGCTATCCGGTGACGCTGGTTGCGCATACCATGGCGATACTGCGCCGCGTACTGCCGGGCTGGATGATGGATCGCATTTTGCGCGGACAATCACGCCACAACGACGATTTTGCTTGA